Genomic DNA from Hordeum vulgare subsp. vulgare chromosome 2H, MorexV3_pseudomolecules_assembly, whole genome shotgun sequence:
AATTTTCAAATTTTTTggttttaaaaaaattaaaaaatatatacaaGCAAAGAAGGATGTTATGTGTATATGTGTAAATCTTTAGGATGAAATACTTTAAAATACAATCTACataaaaaaaagacaaattcatgacctGAGACAATCAataatatcatgtgttaaaaaaaaTCTcatatttgtcttttttgtatagGCCTCACTtcaaagtattttttttctaaaaatttacacacatgtatGTTACGCCCTCACTTATCTCtgtattttttagaattttttaaaatataaaaaatatgaattttcatgaattttagatttcaaatttaaaggtcaccatggaggccgagctccaaaagcAATTTCTGTATATTTTGTCCTTTCTTCTGTGGCCCTCACTGGAACAAATGTATCTCGCGGAAGTTATTGCCCCGTCAAGTTTGTTCTTGTTTTCAAAATTTACACTTAAATCTAAACCCATATGACCTGCGCAGAAGGTATGAAAATTCCAAGCCACTTTGTGAAATTAAATTTCATACCAATTCGAGGCATCCAACTAGGAATCATATGGCTGATATCTTGAGACTGATCGTCCTTTTTTTTTCGTTGTTGCTAGGAGAAGAACGCGGAACGGAGATCATCTACATCACCTACAGGCTAGAGATCAGCATGCATTTGTGTCGTTTCCACTACAGCGAGGACGATGTACCTCTGTCATGTTCTTGTTACAAGGGGGACGATCTGCTGGAGGAACGAGGAAAGACGAACGGGGTGAAGGCAAAGAGATAGATGTTTGGCGCCAAGGATGTTATCAGAGATTGCAACGGATGGCTGATCTTGATAGAGGACATTGTACGGCATACCTCGTACAACTGAAGATATCCGCAGAGGAACCTAACCCGGCCGCACATCAGCGCATGTCGTGTCACACTCACACACCGGCCTATCTTCTTCCTCAGAAACGCAAAGTTAAATGATTGGGTTTCCATTCCCATTTCCTTCCACGCGTACGTATCCATCTTCTTCCAAGACAGTCGATTCCTCCATCGACCCCCAGCAATGGCATGTCACTCGTCCTCCTCCCGCCTCCGCGTCCTCGACACCGCCCTCGTCACGCCGTCCGGCCCTTCGCTGCCGCCGTCCTCCCTCCCGCTCACCTTCCTCGACCTGCAATGGATCCATTCCCCGCCCGTCGAGCGCATATTCTTCTACCACATCGGCGCCCCGCATGCCGACCTCGTCGTCTCCAGCCTCAAGGCCTCGCTCTCCACGGCTCTCCGCGCCTTCTTCCCGCTCGCCGGCTGCCTCCGCGCCACCACCGCCACCGGCCGCCCCGACATCTTGTACGAGCCCGGGGACGGAGTTACCTTCACACTCGCGGAGTACGACGCCGACCTCAGCGATCTTGCATCCGACCATCACTCCAGGCAGGTCGCCGAGCTCGCGCAGCTCGTCCCGCGCCTAGGGCACGCCGACGCCGACGGAGGCGCTGCGCTTCTCTCTGTGCAGGCCACCGTGCTGCTGCCGCGCGGCGACCTCGCGCTCGGCGTCACGGTGCACCATGCCGCCTGTGACGGCGCGGGCTCCGCCAGCTTCCTCCACACCTGGGCGGCCGCCTGCGTTGGAGTGGACCAGCCGCTCCCTCCGGCTCCTGTCATCGACCGGACGCTCATCGCCCAGCCGCCAGGCCTCTACAACCACTACATGAGCAACCTGCCGAGCACCGACGAGATCGAGTTCGTCAAGATGTCGCCGGACCAGCTCCTCGCCACGTTCACCCTGTCCAGCGAGCAGCTGCGGGGCGTCAAGGACGCCGTCGCCGGCGAGGCCGCGCGGCGTGGCCAGACGCCGCCAAGGTGCTCGACGCTCGTCGCCGCCTTAGGCTTCATCTGGTCGTGCTACCGCCGAGCCAAAGCAGAGACCGGTGATGGCGCTGCGGATCCCCAATCACCAACATACTTCATCGTCCCCGTGGACCACAGGCAGTTGATGAAGCCACCGGTGCCGGCAACGTACTTGGGCAACTGCATC
This window encodes:
- the LOC123427750 gene encoding phenolic glucoside malonyltransferase 2-like; translated protein: MACHSSSSRLRVLDTALVTPSGPSLPPSSLPLTFLDLQWIHSPPVERIFFYHIGAPHADLVVSSLKASLSTALRAFFPLAGCLRATTATGRPDILYEPGDGVTFTLAEYDADLSDLASDHHSRQVAELAQLVPRLGHADADGGAALLSVQATVLLPRGDLALGVTVHHAACDGAGSASFLHTWAAACVGVDQPLPPAPVIDRTLIAQPPGLYNHYMSNLPSTDEIEFVKMSPDQLLATFTLSSEQLRGVKDAVAGEAARRGQTPPRCSTLVAALGFIWSCYRRAKAETGDGAADPQSPTYFIVPVDHRQLMKPPVPATYLGNCIGPAIGAAAKEELASAGVEGLFTACAAIAAGIEKAVGSPGWETMAERVKEAGARGVLSVAGSPRLRVYDVDFGFGPPAKVEIVSVARTGAMAVAERRGGGMEVGMSLPPAGMAAFRSCFADGVACLSSSHSTHDR